In one window of Trichoderma breve strain T069 chromosome 7 map unlocalized scaffold00008, whole genome shotgun sequence DNA:
- a CDS encoding elongation factor tu GTP binding domain-containing protein, whose product MATKAAKAAKSHEHDKRKGESALSDFAEYVEQQQNLRYPSSTKKPVPDSAEHDAELDELLDSLNLVDSAPRIKLRDLVLGSDDDTLRKLGDVITERIEEGAGETVFDLGFENSGESMQLTLDEWNIAYPRLVEAAKKVRADCQLLLTTNVGGKEEAESTATNPTKDKSCSGKILIRRIPDKIEDVIETRIAVVGNVDAGKSSLLGVLVKNDLDDGRGKARVNLFRHKHEMESGRTSSVGMEIMGFDSLGQVVTSDTPGRKLSWEDIGKHSAKVITFSDLAGHEKYLRTTVFGLLSSSPDFCLLMVAANNGLVGMSKEHLGIALALNVPVMVIITKIDICPPNILKETISQVNKIMKSPGARKMPTFITNREECINTATQFVSKRICPVFQVSNVTGENLDLVRTFLNMLPHHGHYHSDAPFEFQVNDTFSVPFTGTVVSGIVKSGMVHEGDNVLIGPDSLGHFTPTAVRSIERKRIRVQVAEAGQSASFALKKMKRRDVRKGMVMLHKEEGQTGPKVFREFVAEVLILSHATTIKKRYQAMLHVGAVSQTCAIIDIDRELIRTGDRANVAFRFVQRPEYIAPGDRLLFREGRTRGLGIVKSVGYDHEHPLISPPDDGIKVAEPEQQAVPITTNEVASGT is encoded by the exons ATGGCGACCAAGGCGGCCAAAGCAGCAAAGAGCCACGAACATGACAAGCGCAAAGGTGAATCG GCCCTCAGCGACTTTGCGGAATACGTAGAGCAACAGCAGAACCTCCGGTATCCATCCTCGACCAAGAAGCCCGTTCCTGACTCGGCAGAGCACGATGCAGAGCTGGATGAGCTCCTAGACAGCCTCAATCTGGTAGACTCTGCGCCGAGGATAAAGCTCAGAGACCTTGTGCTCGGGTCGGACGATGACACGTTGCGGAAGCTCGGGGATGTCATCACGGAGCGGATAGAAGAGGGCGCGGGGGAGACTGTTTTTGACCTTGGCTTCGAGAACAGCGGCGAATCAATGCAGCTGACACTGGACGAGTGGAATATTGCATATCCAAGACTAGTTGAGGCTGCGAAGAAGGTGCGCGCAGATTGTCAGCTTCTCCTGACGACCAATGTCggcggaaaagaagaggccgagAGCACAGCCACCAATCCAACAAAGGATAAGAGTTGTAGCGGAAAGATTCTTATCCGGAGGATACCAGACAAGATAGAAGACGTCATTGAGACTCGAATAGCCGTCGTTGGCAACG TTGATGCTGGAAAGAGTTCGCTGCTAGGCGTCCTGGTCAAGAATGATCTTGACGATGGGCGAGGAAAGGCGCGGGTCAATCTCTTCCGTCACAAGCACGAAATGGAATCTGGGCGTACAAGCTCCGTGGGCATGGAAATCATGGGATTTGATAGCCTGGGCCAAGTCGTCACCTCGGATACCCCCGGCCGAAAGCTGTCCTGGGAAGATATTGGAAAGCACAGCGCCAAGGTCATCACGTTTAGCGATCTGGCAGGACACGAAAAGTATCTCAGAACGACCGTGTTCGGCCTGCTGTCCAGCAGCCCCGACTTTTGCCTCCTGATGGTTGCGGCCAACAACGGATTGGTGGGTATGAGCAAGGAGCATCTGGGAATTGCGCTTGCGCTCAATGTGCCAGTCAtggtcatcatcaccaagattGACATTTGCCCACCCAACATCCTCAAGGAGACCATTAGCCAGGTCAACAAGATCATGAAGAGCCCTGGGGCGAGAAAGATGCCGACTTTCATCACAAACCGCGAAGAGTGTATCAACACGGCGACCCAGTTTGTGAGCAAGAGGATATGTCCCGTCTTCCAGGTGTCCAACGTCACTGGCGAGAACCTCGATCTTGTCCGGACGTTTTTGAACATGCTGCCGCACCACGGCCACTACCATTCGGATGCGCCATTTGAGTTTCAGGTCAATGACACATTCTCGGTGCCATTCACGGGGACGGTGGTCTCTGGTATCGTCAAGTCAGGCATGGTTCATGAGGGTGACAATGTCCTTATAGGACCGGATTCTCTGGGACACTTTACCCCCACAGCGGTGCGTTCCATTGAGCGCAAGAGGATACGCGTGCAAGTGGCCGAGGCAGGACAGTCTGCCTCTTTTGCGCTCAAAAAGATGAAGCGACGAGACGTCCGGAAGGGGATGGTGATGCTTCACAAGGAGGAGGGACAAACCGGCCCAAAGGTGTTTCGCGAGTTTGTTGCAGAAG TTCTCATCTTGTCTCACGCGACTACAATCAAGAAGCGCTACCAGGCCATGCTGCATGTTGGCGCTGTGTCACAGACTTGTGCCATCATCGACATTGATCGCGAGCTGATTCGTACTGGTGACCGTGCCAATGTTGCGTTCCGCTTCGTCCAGCGTCCAGAGTACATTGCCCCTGGAGACCGGCTGCTCTTCCGCGAAGGTCGTACAAGAGGCCTTGGCATTGTCAAGTCCGTGGGGTATGATCACGAGCATCCGCTAATAAGTCCCCCGGACGATGGTATCAAGGTTgcagagccagagcagcAAGCTGTTCCTATAACAACAAACGAGGTAGCCAGTGGGACATAG
- a CDS encoding fungal zn(2)-Cys(6) binuclear cluster domain-containing protein, producing the protein MADQVATKDDTIVRKRKTHRKSRLGCGNCKIRGVKCDESKPTCRRCHASGFTCNYSRTAPTLQLSHSSVLRFDLSPISQAPVPALKIPIVLPLQGRLGEYTLRPQDYAALHRFQTRTAASLGTLSQRKWYPKIVSNLAKEHPFLFHFFLALSLLHDAHLSQSPLPQSHHASLAFHWYHSTAILSHFLSLPSPETTLSSSHRDALWICASTLGAASFASIRTQDPSAAWPLADPNPAVDLDWLKMGHGKRAVWNITDPNRPDSVFHNLLQQTPMQNPIDSSVITPDSLPPPFYKLFKLSATSSPETNPYHGACAIISSLSVNPINDDTVILFLSFITQIDPSYRSLIEEKDPRALLLLLYWHSMVVPEKRWWLRRRCIVEGKAILMYLERYCADDDDIMELLQVPKRRLANWNFINTGMVEKQR; encoded by the exons ATGGCCGACCAGGTCGCCACCAAGGACGACACGATAGTCCGTAAGCGCAAGACTCATCGCAAGTCTCGCCTGGGCTGCGGCAACTGCAAGATTCGCGGTGTCAAG TGCGATGAATCCAAACCCACCTGTCGCCGCTGCCACGCATCCGGCTTCACATGCAACTACTCCCGCACAGCCCCAACCCTCCAGCTCTCCCACTCCAGCGTCCTGAGATTCGATCTCTCACCTATCAGCCAAGCTCCCGTC CCTGCCCTGAAGATTCCCATAGTCTTGCCTCTGCAGGGCAGGCTGGGGGAGTACACTCTACGACCACAAGACTATGCTGCTCTGCATCGGTTTCAGACGAGGACGGCTGCGTCGTTGGGGACGCTCAGTCAGAGAAAATGGTATCCCAAGATTGTATCTAACCTCGCAAAGGAA CAccccttcctcttccacttcttcctcgccctctccctcctccacgACGCCCACCTCTCCCAATCCCCCCTCCCGCAATCCCACCACGCATCCCTCGCCTTCCACTGGTACCACAGCACcgccatcctctcccacttcctctccctcccctcccccgaAACGacactctcctcctcccaccgCGATGCCCTCTGGATTTGCGCATCCACCCTCGGCGCAGCCTCCTTCGCCTCCATCCGCACCCAGGACCCTTCCGCCGCGTGGCCCCTCGCCGACCCGAACCCGGCCGTCGACCTCGACTGGCTGAAGATGGGACACGGGAAGCGCGCCGTCTGGAACATTACCGACCCGAATCGTCCTGATAGCGTTTTTCACAACCTCCTCCAACAGACCCCCATGCAGAATCCCATCGATTCCTCCGTCATTACACCGGACTCGCTCCCTCCGCCCTTTtacaagctcttcaaactcTCGGCAACGTCCTCCCCGGAGACGAACCCGTACCATGGTGCctgtgccatcatctcctccctTTCGGTCAACCCGATCAACGACGACACCGTCATTCTCTTCCTTAGTTTCATCACCCAAATAGACCCCTCATATAGAAGCCTCATCGAGGAGAAGGATCCTCGTGCactgctcctcctcctatATTGGCACTCCATGGTCGTGCCAGAGAAACGATGGTGGCTACGACGACGTTGTATTGTAGAAGGCAAGGCTATTTTGATGTATCTCGAACGATATTGcgcagatgatgacgatatcatggagctgctgcaagtGCCAAAGAGAAGACTAGCCAATTGGAATTTTATCAATACGGGCATGGTTGAGAAACAAAGATAG
- a CDS encoding e1-E2 ATPase domain-containing protein, producing the protein MSVFHRRKGSPGEDDVEAGGREDHSGSTVAPPEGDNLPEYAALERYISTYREGSRSGDDNDKDRRDVKWWQFWKSSGPDVIDSAEPAKRVVPDAWLDTDIRTGIRINEVDERRKWAGWNELSAEKENLFAKFLGFFTGPILYVMEVAALLAVGLGDWIDFGVICGILLLNAFVAFYQEKSAADIVASLKGNIAMRCTVVRDGQEQNILARELVPGDILIVQEGDTVASDVLLICDYTRPEDFEVFKQLRAEGKLGSSDDEEEEEDEKNQESALANHRATPLVAVDQSAITGESLAVDKYLGDVAYYTTGCKRGKAYAIVTATAKDSFVGKTADLVQGAKDQGHFKAVMDNIGTSLLVLVMFWILAAWIGGFFHHLKIAEPGSQNLLHYALVLLIVGVPVGLPVVTTTTLAVGAAYLAKQKAIVQKLTAIESLAGVDILCSDKTGTLTANKLSIRDPYVCEGEDVNWMMAVAALASSHNLKTLDPIDKVTILTLKRYPKAREILQQGWVTEKFTPFDPVSKRITAECRLGKDKFICAKGAPKAILKLANPNDELASQYREKDREFARRGFRSLGVCYKKNDEDWVLLGLLSMFDPPREDTAQTILEASQLGVPVKMLTGDAIAIAKETCRMLALGTKVYNSEKLIHGGLAGSVQHDFVERADGFAEVFPEHKYRVVEMLQQRGHLTAMTGDGVNDAPSLKKADCGIAVEGSTEAAQAAADIVFLAPGLSTIVLAIKTSRQIFQRMKAYVQYRIALCLHLEIYLTLSMIIINETIRVDLIVFLALFADLATVAVAYDNAHYEPRPVEWQLPKIWVISVVLGVLLALGTWVLRGTMYLPNGGIIQNFGSVQEILFLEVALTENWLIFVTRGGKTMPSWQLVGAILGVDIMATLFCLFGWLSGAPEIDNPVDLAVQRHDGWTDIVTVVIVWLYSFGVTIFIAIVYFILNKIPWLNDLGRKDRKRKDTIVENVITALQKLAIEHERDETTGVNRYLLADKVIDNEDE; encoded by the exons ATGTCTGTCTTTCATCGACGAAAGGGCTCCCCTGGGGAGGACGATGTTGAGGCCGGTGGTCGTGAGGACCACTCTGGCAGCACCGTCGCTCCCCCCGAGGGAGACAACCTCCCAGAGTACGCCGCCCTGGAGCGATACATTAGCACCTATCGCGAGGGCTCCCGCAGcggcgacgacaacgacaaggaCCGTCGTGATGTCAAGTGGTGGCAGTTTTGGAAGTCGTCCGGCCCCGACGTGATTGACAGTGCCGAGCCTGCCAAGCGGGTTGTCCCCGACGCCTGGCTGGATACCGACATCCGCACTGGTATCCGCATCaatgaggttgatgagcgACGAAAGTGGGCTGGCTGGAACGAGCTGAGCGCCGAGAAGGAGAATCTGTTTGCCAAGTTTTTGGGTTTCTTTACTGGTCCTATTCTATATG TCATGGAAGTTGCTGCTCTGTTGGCTGTCGGTTTGGGTGACTGGATCGATTTCGGTGTCATTTGCGGTATCTTGCTGCTCAACGCCTTCGTCGCCTTCTACCAGGAAAAGTCTGCTGCCGATATCGTCGCCTCTCTCAAGGGCAACATTGCCATGCGTTGTACCGTTGTTCGTGACGGCCAGGAGCAGAACATTCTCGCTCGTGAGCTCGTTCCCGGTGATATT CTCATTGTCCAGGAAGGTGACACCGTCGCCTCTGATGTTCTCCTGATCTGCGACTACACTCGTCCTGAGGACTTCGAGGTCTTCAAGCAGCTCCGTGCCGAAGGCAAGCTGGGCtccagcgacgacgaggaggaagaagaagatgagaagaaccAGGAGTCCGCTCTGGCCAACCACCGTGCCACTCCCCTCGTTGCCGTCGACCAGTCCGCCATCACTGGTGAGTCTCTCGCCGTCGACAAGTACCTCGGTGATGTCGCCTACTACACCACTGGCTGCAAGCGCGGAAAGGCCTATGCCATCGTCACTGCTACTGCCAAGGACTCTTTCGTCGGTAAGACTGCCGATCTCGTCCAGGGCGCCAAGGACCAGGGTCACTTCAAGGCTGTCATGGACAACATCGGTACCAGCTTGCTCGTTCTCGTCATGTTCTGGATTCTCGCTGCCTGGATCGGtggcttcttccaccacctcaAGATCGCCGAGCCTGGCTCCCAGAACCTGCTCCACTAtgcccttgttctcctcaTCGTTGGTGTCCCCGTCGGTCTTCCCgtcgtcaccaccaccactctTGCTGTCGGCGCTGCCTACCTCGCCAAGCAGAAGGCCATTGTCCAGAAGCTTACCGCCATCGAGTCTCTTGCTGGTGTCGACATTCTCTGCTCTGACAAGACCGGTACTCTCACTGCCAACAAGCTGTCCATCCGTGACCCCTACGTCTGCGAGGGTGAGGATGTCAACTGGATGatggctgttgctgccctTGCTTCTTCCCACAACCTCAAGACCCTCGACCCCATCGACAAGGTCACCATCCTGACCCTCAAGCGCTACCCCAAGGCTCGTGAGATCCTTCAGCAGGGCTGGGTCACTGAGAAGTTCACTCCTTTCGACCCCGTCTCCAAGCGTATCACCGCTGAGTGCCGTCTCGGCAAGGACAAGTTCATCTGCGCCAAGGGTGCCCCCAAGGCCATTCTCAAGCTTGCCAACCCCAACGACGAGCTCGCCTCCCAGTACCGTGAGAAGGATCGTGAATTCGCTCGCCGTGGTTTCCGATCTCTCGGTGTCTGCTACAAGAAGAACGATGAGGACTGGGTtctccttggtctcctcTCCATGTTCGACCCCCCTCGTGAGGATACCGCCCAGACCATTCTCGAGGCTTCCCAGCTCGGTGTTCCCGTCAAGATGTTGACTGGTGAtgccatcgccattgccaAGGAGACTTGCCGTATGCTTGCTCTCGGTACCAAGGTCTACAACTCTGAGAAGCTCATCCACGGTGGTCTTGCCGGTTCCGTCCAGCACGACTTCGTCGAGCGTGCCGATGGTTTCGCTGAGGTTTTCCCCGAGCACAAGTACCGTGTCGTCGAGATGCTCCAGCAGCGTGGTCACCTTACTGCCATGACTGGTGACGGTGTCAACGACGCCCCCTCCCTGAAGAAGGCTGACTGCGGTATTGCTGTCGAGGGTTCCACCGAGGCTGctcaggctgctgctgatatCGTCTTCCTTGCTCCCGGTCTTTCCACCATTGTCCTGGCCATCAAGACCTCTCGCCAGATCTTCCAGCGCATGAAGGCTTACGTCCAGTACCGTATCGCTCTGTGTCTCCACCTTGAGATCTACCTGACTCTGTCcatgatcatcatcaacgagACCATCCGTGTCGacctcatcgtcttccttgCCCTGTTTGCTGATTTGGCTaccgtcgccgtcgcctACGACAATGCCCACTATGAGCCCCGTCCCGTCGAGTGGCAGCTGCCCAAGATCTGGGTCATCTCCGTCGTCCTCGGTGTCTTGCTTGCCCTCGGTACCTGGGTCCTCCGTGGAACCATGTACCTGCCCAACGGTGGTATCATCCAGAACTTTGGCTCCGTCCAGGagattctcttcctcgaggTCGCCCTCACTGAGAACTGGCTCATCTTCGTTACCCGTGGTGGCAAGACCATGCCCTCTTGGCAGCTCGTCGGCGCCATTCTCGGTGTCGACATCATGGCTActctcttctgtctcttcgGCTGGCTGTCTGGTGCCCCTGAGATCGACAACCCCGTTGACCTTGCCGTCCAGCGCCACGATGGTTGGACCGACATTGTCACCGTCGTCATTGTCTGGCTGTACTCTTTCGGtgtcaccatcttcattgccATCGTCTacttcatcctcaacaagatCCCCTGGCTCAACGACCTTGGCCGCAAGGACCGCAAGCGCAAGGATACCATTGTTGAGAACGTCATCACTGCTCTTCAGAAGCTCGCCATTGAGCACGAGAGAGATGAGACTACTGGTGTCAACCGATACCTCCTCGCTGACAAGGTTATTGACAACGAGGATGAGTAA